TCCGTCCACTTCATATCGACCAGATCTGTTGAGACGGTGAATGCACATGTCTTAAAGCTTTTAAAACGAAAAAAAGGAAGATGAGGTTGCGTTAAATGGTAACTTACCCGAACCAACCACACGGTTGAAAGTAGAGCACCACTTTGTCACCAGTGGTGAGGTTAGTCATGATCATTTCCCCAGGAGAATCGACCCAAGTTCGTCCAAAGATTAGGTTGTGAACTTTGGTTAGAGGAGGTACCAAGTCAAGAACTACTCCATCTCTTTTAAGTGTCACCCGTGTCCTGCATCACAGACTAATCACATTTAGGACAATGAACAAACGAAGAATGTTAACTTAGTAGATACACTTGTTTTGTACCTTCCTACTGGGTAAACGTCAATAGAATTGCCGAGAAACTTTGTTTTCAGCTTTGAAGTACAATCATAAGTGAAATGCTCATTTTCAGCATGACCAGCACTCATTGGAGGGTGATGGCTGACCTGAGAATAAGACTATTGGTGTCAACAACCTGGAAGAAGTTGGCAGCTAAAAGAACTAGAGCTACAATTATTTGAATTCTAAAAGAAATGACGCTGACCTGTTCGGATATGAAGTTAACACCGTTGTAATTAGCCATCTCATAAGTCTCTCCGAGGATTGGGTTAAACGGTTTCCAGGTACGTTGGAAAGCATAGTACACAGATATAGCCCATGATGCTGTTAAAAAATCAATTCTCACAATTCAGCCACTACATGAACACACACTGATCATAGCAGAAAAGAAGAAATGGAAGAGATGTGCTTACACGCATACACCATGCGCATATAAGGGTCATCCGTTTTGTCAGCCATGTCCAATAGATGCGAGTATTCCATCAACTGTCAGAAACAGAGCCCATGAGATGTTGTCATGAGCATCAGACAGCAAACAAAACATCAAGATGTTGTTGTAACGAGCACAAACCTCAGCCATTTTCTGGAGCATAGTCATTGGCTCGAAAATAATAACAGGGAGGGTCACCATTGATGTAACATCAGATCCTATGTACTTCTGCATCATCTTCCAATAACCATCTCGATCCTGAAACAATGTTTCTCAAATGATCAGATTAACAGGTGATAACAACagaagtgtatatatatatatatatatatatataataaataaacctCTTGATTCCATCTCCCTTTGTTAGCTTCCTCAGCTGCATCTTCATTACTTCCTTCAGGGTTAATAACTTCAACTCCCTCATACCCAACCAAACTGAGAAATCGAATCAAAACACATGGATTATTCCAAAAAGAGCTGAACTTTAACCAAACCCTAATTATAAAAGCCGCAGATTCGAATCAAATGGATAAGTGGCGGATCTCAAGAAGCTTGCTTACCCGTTAACTGATTTGGTCACAGCTGATACCCAATTTGAGATCGAGGGAGCAATAGCACCGAAGATAGACATCTCTCCGCCGTGTACCACCAACACTACGAGCTCCGGCGAAGGGAGAaagatagatagagagagattCTTCGATGAAGGAAGGTCAGCACTCAGCAGCGATGGAAGAGGCTTTTAGGATCGTGAGCTGGTCTTCGTTGGCACTCgttctatttt
The window above is part of the Brassica napus cultivar Da-Ae chromosome C3, Da-Ae, whole genome shotgun sequence genome. Proteins encoded here:
- the LOC106388949 gene encoding oxysterol-binding protein-related protein 3B yields the protein MSIFGAIAPSISNWVSAVTKSVNGLVGYEGVEVINPEGSNEDAAEEANKGRWNQEDRDGYWKMMQKYIGSDVTSMVTLPVIIFEPMTMLQKMAELMEYSHLLDMADKTDDPYMRMVYASSWAISVYYAFQRTWKPFNPILGETYEMANYNGVNFISEQVSHHPPMSAGHAENEHFTYDCTSKLKTKFLGNSIDVYPVGRTRVTLKRDGVVLDLVPPLTKVHNLIFGRTWVDSPGEMIMTNLTTGDKVVLYFQPCGWFGSGRYEVDGYVYNASEEPKILMTGKWNESMSYQQCDGEGEPLPGTELKEVWKLADVPKDDKYQYTHFAHKINSFDTAPKKLLLSDSRLRPDRYALEMGDMSKSGNEKSSLEERQRAEKRTREEKEQSFTPKWFDITEEVTPTPWGDLEVYQFNGKYLEHREAADKSEDYTDPKSIPFNPWQFQDVST